The Candidatus Delongbacteria bacterium nucleotide sequence GAAAACAAAGTACATGAGCGGAGTAATTACTTCTATGATACAAACTTAGCAGCAGATATTGGTTATGTTGTCGATTACGATAGAGAATTTTTACAGAAATTCGATATGGATTCAATACATAATCAGACGTTTGCTGTTTATGTTGGAAGGGAGAATAAATTAAAAAAATCAATGTTTAACATTGATGGAAATCATTGGATCATGTCTTCATCTAATATAATTAATAGACTTGGAATTGAATATCAGGTAAATATTATCGATATTATTCGTCGATCAATCATAGTGAATCATTCTACATTTTTAATTTACGAGAAGTTCGTAATATCATTTGATTCTAGTATAAAAAAGAATTTTACAAAAGAAAACATATCTTACAAAATATCAATAAATGGAAAAGTTGAAATAAAAAAATCTTTTATTCTATTTGTAAACATGACATTAAGACAAGAAGATCTTTTATATAGAAACCTTTCTCTATACAATGCCATAGGAGTTAATTACTGTTTCTAAATGTAGAGGTTATCCTTTTTTATAAAATTTAACTTGACCAAAATGAATATTTTATATTCTTTCTAATAAAAAACGAGTAAGAGATGGATAAAAAGCTAGATGATAAAAAGATTGCAATAATTTATAACACATCTTGGTATGTTTATAATTTTAGAGTAAATCTAATTAAGCATTTACAAACCTTTGGAGCAAAGATTATTGTATTAGCACCAAGAGATAACTTTACTGAAAAGCTTATTCAATTAGGATGTGAATTCCAAGAGATTTATGTTAAAGGGAATGGCATGAACCCCTTTCAAGATTTGTATACACTGTACACAATAAAAAAAGCTTTAAAATTAGTAAAACCTGATATCTGCCTACAATATACTATTAAACCAAATATTTATGGTTCAATTGCTTGTTTATCAAAAAAAATACCAGTTATAAATAATGTTGCTGGTTTAGGGTCTCTATTTGAAAAGAAAAATATTATGACAATATTTGCACTTAACCTTTATAAGTTCGCATTTAAAAAAGCTAGCCATATTTTTTTTCAAAACAATGATGATTTGAGTTTATTTAAAACACACAACATTATTAGTAACAACTATTCAAGAATACCTGGATCCGGCGTTGATTTAGAGCGTTTCAAAGATTTTGAAGAGTTTCAAGAGAAAAAATCTTTTCTTTTATTTTCTAGGTTGTTAAAATCAAAAGGAGTTGAAGAATATTTGAAGGCTGCAGAGATTTTGAAAAAAGATTATCCTGATTACTCTTTTAAGCTACTCGGTCATTTTGAAAAGAATAATAATCAATATATTGACGAGTCAATCTTGAATAAATTTGTGTCAAATGGAACTATAGAGTACTTAGGTGAAACAGATAACGTAGTTCCCTTTATAAAAGATTCTGGTTGCATAGTACTTCCATCCTATTATAGAGAAGGAGTTCCTAGAAGCTTGTTAGAATCAGCAGCAATGAGTAAAGCTATTATTACTACTGATCATATAGGCTGTAGAGATGCTGTTATAGATGGATTTAATGGATACTTGTGTGAAGTTGAAAACTATAAAGACCTTGCGGATAAAATGAGAAAATATATAATATTATCAATTGAAGAGAAAAAGAGTTTTGGACGTAATAGTAGACTATTTGTTGAGAAATACTTTGATGAAAAAATTGTTTTAGATAATTATTACTCTACGATTTTAAAATTATTAAGGATAAGATGAAAATTGCAATAAACTGCTGTTACTACACCTTGAAAGGTGGGGGGATTAGAGAGTATATTTATAACCTAATTACTAATATTGTTAAATTGGATAAGGTTAATAATTATATTTTTTATATCTATGAAGAAAGTATTGATTTGTGGAATAAAACTATGCCTAGTCATATTCCATATAAATTAGTGCCATTTAATTCAAAACAAAAAATAAAAAGATCATTATTTCAAGACAAATTTTGGATTGAAGAAGAAAAGATTGAAAAGTTTGACATATTTCACTCTCCATTTTTTTATTCACCGAGTGTTCTAAAATGTAAAATTGTACTTACTGTTCATGATTTACGATTCAAGGTGTTTCCAGAAACTTACGAATTTATTAGACGGTTTTTTCTTTATAGGAAAGTTAAAAAAAGCATTAAGAACAGTAAACATATTATATCAATTTCTAATTTTACAAAAAGTGAAATATTAAAATATTATAAAATTGATGAAAGGAAAGTTTCAGTTATTCATGAAGCAGTAGATAGATCCAGATTTAGAACTATTAATAATTCTGAAGCCAATTTAGAAATACATGGTTTAAAAAAATATAAGTATCTTCTTTCCGTTGGGCATTTGGAACCAAGAAAAAGTATCGAATTTTTGATCAATAGCTTTATAAAAATTAAAGAAGAAGGTTTTGCAAAAAATTTTAAATTAGTAATAGTTGGTAAAAAAAATCATGATTATCACAAAACAATTGAGTTGATAAATTTATACAAAAACGATATTGTATACCTAGACTTTGTTTCGGAAGAAACTTTATTTAGTTTATATCAAAATACATATTTAAACATTTTTCCATCAATCTATGAAGGGTTTGGTTTTCCAATACTGGAAGCAGCTTCATTTAATGTTCCATCATTATGTAGTAATACTACTTCACTACCAGAAATAGGAGGAGACTCATGTTCATATTTTGAACCTCTTAATTATGAGAGTTTCAAAACTAAGCTCATTGAATTGTTAATCAATTCTGATCTATATTATAATTTAATCAAAAAAATTAGCGAAAACTTGGATCGATTTTCTTGGACTAAAAATGCTATTCAAACTATAGAAGTCTATAAAAAAGTTGAAGAATTAACAAAATAGTTTTTCCCAACGATCAATAATATTTTTTTCAGAAAATTTACTCATGCTTTCAATTGCATTTAAACCTAGTTTTTTGCGTAATGTTTTATCCGCTATCAAGAGTTCCATTGCTTCTGCTAGTTTTATTTCGTTCTCATTTTCAACAAGTAAACCATCATAATAATTCGTTACAATTTCTTTTGGACCATATGGACAGTCTGTACTAACTACAGCAAGTCCTATAGACATTGCCTCGCATAAAACTAATCCAAATCCTTCAACCCTAGATGAAAGAACAAAAATATCTGATTTTAACATCTCATACTGAATATTTCTTGTGACTCCACGAAGAAATACTTTTCTTTCTAATTCTAAGTCTTTGATCTGGTTTGTTAAGTCGCTCTTTAGTTCACCATCTCCCCATATCTCTAGTATCCAGTCCTCATATTTATCAGAAATTATTTTAAAAGCATTTATTAAAATATCAAACCCTTTTGATTCTCTTAATCTTCCTACAGCAATAATTCTCTTTGATACATTAGAATCTTTTTTATCTGTACTTGCTCTTACAATATTCGGCATTACTACAATTTTTTTCTTCAAAGTAATAGAAAAATACTCTTTCGACTTTTCTGTTAATACTGTAATATATTTTGCTTTTCGGTAAAATAACTCTCTCAATATATCCCAGAATAAACCAATATTATAGAATCCTGGAGTGAAATGTTCAGTTAAAATAATTGGAATATTTTTGAAAAGTAATGAAGCAGATAAAAGTACATTTAGCTTGTCACAAAAAGATATAACTACATCGGGTGATTCACTAATAATTGTATTCCTGATATAATACAAAGCTGGAAAAAAATTGAGTACTTTTTTTATTTTTGAATAGTTTCCCATTATAGATAAATTGAGAATTCTAATTTCTTTATCAATCTCATAAAACAATGTTTTGGAATTTTTATCTGTTGTCATAATCGTAACTTCATGACCATTCCTTTGAAAACCTTCTGCTAAATCAGTTGCAGCCCTTTCAGTTCCTCCTGGCCTATGCATTGAATATATGAAAACTATTATTTTCATTATTTTTTCTCGTAGATTTTGTAAAACATGTTTGGAGCAAATATGCAAATCAAAGCTTTAATAACAGTTTTATACATCAACAAATTATGAAGAATGAAATATATTAAATATTTTTTTATAATATTTCTTTTTGATAAACTATTGAAATGAGCTCTATCCTTAACAGAAGCATAATAAGCTAAAACCGTTAAAATATTTTGGGGAATTTTCCTGAACTTAATTAGTTGAATAATTTTAGTATTAGTAAGTTGGTGTTTAAGAGAATTGAAAGATCTGATATTGTCTCTTATATTCTTTTTAATCGGATTATTAACTGCACTTCCCTGTCGCTGTAAATAGTGAGTATAAATCTTTAAATCAAATTTGATTCTTTTTGAAAATGATAAATATTTTATGGTAAAGTTCTGATCTTCTGCATATCTAAATCGGTGATCAAAAAATAATTCATTTTCTACGATTATACTTTTATTATATAAAACACAACCTGTCCAAAAAACTAAATTATCTTGAAAAAAAAGATCGATTGGATCAGAATATCTTTTTCCCAAACACTTATCTAAAGGACCCTTTTCAATATAAAGCCCATTCTCATCCACTTTATCAAAATTCCAAACATATGTATCGTAGTCTTCGTTGGAAATCCTATCTCTTAAAAAATTCAATAAACCTAATTCTATGAAATCATCTCCATCCAAAAACAATATAAATTCACCACTTGCATTAAGTAAACCCTTATTTCTAGCTCTGCTTACTCCAGAATTGTCTTGATCTATTAGTTTGAAATTTATGAATTTATCAGAATAACTTGAAATAACTTCAAAAGTATTGTCAGTAGAACCATCATTTATTACAATAACTTCAATATCAATACCATCTTGAATCAAAACTGAATCTAGAGTTCGTTTTATATATTTAGCAACATTATATGATGGTATTATTATTGAAATCAACATATTACACTCTAAATAAGTACTTGAATATCTTTTTAAATTTTGAAATAAAAAGATATTGTATTCTTAAAGATATAGTTGCCTTATAGTATTGCCTAGTATTCAGATAAGCGTACTCTCTTTTAATTTTAAAAGTCTCCAGTTCTGACAATAGTTTATGTTTGTCTGTTGAACCACCTAGACTAAAATTTGATAATATCTTCGGAATAAAATGAAAACATACATGATTCTTTAGTAATCTGAACATCAATTCATAATCGGCTGCTAATCTATACTCATTCCTAAATAACCCAAAAGCTAAATATATCGATCTAGATATAAATGTAGACGGATGACTAATTATCGCTTCGTGTAAGTAATTATGATGATACCCTGTCGCTCGATACGGTAAACCATCAATATAATTCATAAGGATACCGTAGTAAACTCCATCTCTACAATGATTGTTCGAATAACACTCTTCTAGTATCTCGAGAGTATTCTCTTCATACCAATCATCACTATTAATAATTCCAATCAGTTGTCCATTTGTCTTTGATATGCCTTTATTCATAGCATCATAAATGCCATTATCTTTTTCACTGACAAAACTTAATTTTCCATCAAATTTATCAATATAACTTTTGATAATATCTACAGTACTATCAGTCGAAGCACCGTCAATTATAATATATTCATAATCCTTATAAGTTTGATGTAAAACACTTTCGATCGTTCGTGCTATAGTCTTCTCTGAATTATAAGATACAGTGATTATAGAAAATAAAGGAACAGACATACATTCACCTCAATCATTGTAACTTAACATACTAATATAAAAAATAAAAAAACCTAAAAACATTGGCGAAGCAATCAATAATGGCTCAACCATTGATGACACAAAAAAAGAAAACAATATTGGAAAATATATAAAGAATCTATCTTTTTTGAAAATATTGTAGAAAATGTTAGGTAAGTGAGTTAATTGAAAAATTAATAATATTACCATTACTATATATCCAGATACATTGGCAATATCTAACCATAAATTATGGGCAAAAAGTTCTGGGAAAAAACTTATTCTACTGCCCCCAAATGGATAATCCCAAATCTTATCAATCGTTTCAATCCATAATTTATACCTAGGAGTATAATAAAATGGAGTATCAGTTCCTGTTCCTATATTCTTACCTGATAATCTTCCCAAATAAAACATAAGGTTATCAATATTTATCAATCTTACTGACAATAAAGATGCTATCGAGAATACAGAGATCATAGATACCTTTATTGACATTTTTAATTTTTGATAACCATCTAATCTAACAAAATAATATATAAATGATATTAGAAAAGATAATATTGCAGCATATATTGGTGATCTAGTTTGAAGTAAGTATGAACAAAAAATTGAAACGATCGCAATAGAAAATACAATTAACTTATTTAATCTTTTTTTTGCTGAAAAAATAATGCTTGTAAATGAACAACCAATTGAAAGATACATGCCTAAAATAGTCGCAACAGTTGATTCTCCCGTCCAAATACTTGAATTTTCTCTTGTTATCAACATTCTTAACCCATATTCTTGGAATGAGTTTACAACAGTGAATATAGTATATAACAATAATCCTAAAATAGGTAAAATTATTATTATCAGATTATCTTTTTGGTTTGATAATTTATATCCTATGAAGTAAAATGATAAGATTATCGCAACTGGATGATAATAATTTATAAAAAGATCATCTATATTTATAAAATATTCATTAAAACTTAACTGTATTTGGTAATACAAAAGTAGAAAAGTTAATAATAATAGTATATTTATAGCAAATTGTGAGTTAAACTTTATATAAAATATCAAAAATAATGGTGGAAGAAACAAAAATAATGATATGTAATAAGATATAATTGGAACTTGGAAGCCATAGATAAACATAAGCATGATTAAAATGTAATCATATAACTTTTTAAGCTCTTTATCTGATTCTCTACTTTGTTCCAAACTTTCCTCATCTTTTCTAATAAAATTTTAAAGATTTCTTTACCCGATTATATAAAAAATCTAAAAATTTATTTTTCTTAATATAATATATAATAATGTTTAAATACAATCTGTATAGGTATGAATAAATCTTTTTATATCCTTTAATTAGTTTCTTATTTTTATTTACAATTTTTATAATCCAAAAATAGTGTTTAATCATTTTTGCTTTTGATAAACCATTGGGGTTCTGTCTATATGCTGTTCCTATTGTTCCAGAAAAATAGAATTGACATTTTTTGGCTAATCTAATGTCAAGATCATAATCTTCATAGATCGGGACATCTAAATCATAACCTCCAACTTCGAAATATAGCTCTCTTTCAAACAGAAAATCTCTTGGTATTACACAATTTCTAAAAAAAATGTTTTCAAGAATATCTCCTTCTGGCAAGATCTGATCATCATACCAATTCTTTATGAACTTACCTTCAAAATCAACAATTGCTATATCAGAATAAGTAATAACTGGCTTTATTGATTTGCTTTTCATACTTATAAGATGAGAATATTCTTTTTCAAGTTTATCATCTGAATAATAATAATCATCTGCATCTAAAGTCGTAATATACTTGCCTTTTGAATTCAAAATTGCAGAATGCCTAGTCTTTGTTACTCCTGAATTTTTAGTATTTTGAAAAACTCTTATATTTTTAAATTTTTCAGAATATTCTTCTAAAACTCTTAAGGAATCATCTGTAGAACAATCATCAACTATTATTATTTCAAAATTTTTATAGCTTTGTTTTAGAACACTCTCTATGCATTGAGGTAAAAACTTAGAGTTATTGTAATTTGCGATTACAACTGAAATTAAATCATTTTTCACCTTTAAAAACCTCAATAAATTTTTTTACATCATGAAACAACAAACTATTATCCCTTATCCAAGAGATCTCTTTATTCCACCATCTAAAATTTTTAAAAAATTGAATCACTTCTTCATTGAATCTCATTCGAATTAATTTAGCTGGAACTCCACCATATATACCATAAGCAAGCAAATCTTTAGTAACTACACTTCCGGCAGCAACTATCACACCATCTCCGATAGTAACACCTTCTAAAATTAAAACATTTGCACCTATCCAAACATCATTTCCTATTACTATAGAATAATTATTATCTTTATCTGCAAACTTAAAATCTTCAAAATATTGACTATCAACAAAGTTAAATCCAGCTTGCTGTTCTTTAAGTAATGAAAAAAAAGCTGGGTGAGTTGATACAAAATCTTTTGTAGGATGTTGTCCCTTTATTATAGAAATGTTAGGACCAATAGAACAAAACTTACCTATACAAGAAGATGATAATTTTGAATTTGAAGCTATATAAGTTCCAATTCCTATCCAAGAATAATAAACTTCAACATCATTATGTATCTTATTATATCCTCCAAAATAGGTTTTCATATTGAATGAAACCGATTTGTCTATTGAAAGATTTTGATGTTTTCTTTGTTTTATAAATATTTTTATTCTCTTCTTGATTTTCTCAATCATTACCAATAGCATCCGTTTTCAACTTTATTTGCATTTTCTGGAATCTCGGATTCTTCAGGTCTTACCCAATATTCATTATAAAATTTAGATATTACAGGATGATCATCCCATCTCTTGCCTCTAATTCCAAATAAGATTTGAGTAGCTCCACCCATATGAATTGCTTGTTTCCCAAGATTCTTTATGAAAGAACCTAGCGGTAATCCATATGCACCACAACCTAATATTGCAATATCAAAATCGATTTTATTAATTTCATTCTTCATATATTCTAGTGCATCAAACCATGATTTGAATTCTGTCTGATTCCCTGCAATGGACTGTACAGCTCTTAAAGTAACTAATTGAAAATTCGGTAGAGTAATGTTACTGGTGTATATCTTATCTCTGTTTTTGTTATAATTTCTTCTGATCGAATTAGTAATCGGAGAAATTACTAGCACTTTTTTATTCTCAAGATACTTACTCCAAGGTAAATTATGATAATATGGTTCCAAAGACTCTGGATTTACTAGAATAGCTTTTTTACAAAACAAATCAATAAAATAATTTTCTTTTCTAATAAATTTCCAAATACCTAACAAATCAATATTCTTTGAACTTTCAATATATTCTTTTGAAAACTGCCGTAATATTTTTTCATCATTAGGGAAAACACCCGCATTAATATTTATCATATAAGCAAAAGAATCATTAATTTTTTTTCTATTTAGTCTCATTAGAAATTTAATTTTCTTTAATATATTTAATTTCTTATATTCCTCAACTTCTAAATAGTTATTTACAATATTTAGCTCTACAGCACCGAATCTAGAAATCAAAAATGGTCTTTCACTCTGAATTAGTTCTATAATTTTTGAGTTTCCTTCAAAAGAATTTAATATTTTTTTTGAAATAAATTGAGAATCCCCCTCAATACTCATAAAGTAATCTCTTTGAATATGTCTCAGAATTTTTATTACAAAAGCTTTCAAAATTTAGTATCCTCTATCTTATAGTTTATGATACTTAATGCTATTATTTTTATAATTATTCGAGTTTCACTAAATAGAAGTGGTGCTAAGATATTAGCAATAAACTGGGCTACGACAGTTGCAAAAGCAGCTCCGTTTATCCCGAACTTAGGTATCATTAAGTAATTAAGGATTATATTTACTAAAGCACCTACCAATAAGTAATTGAATTCATACTTTTGCAGATTCTCAACGATAATCCATTTGTTTGTGATTAAACCAACACTTACAATCACACTTCCCCAAATATGAATTTTCAAAGCTGGAACAGAGTTTAAATATTCATTACCAAAAAGTAAAGTTATTCCATATTCTGAAAAAAAGTAAATTACAAAAGATACAAATACTGCTAACCAAAAAAAACTAAAATATAGTTTTTGCAACCTTTTTAGGTATAAACTGTAATCATTTTTTCTGGCCATAATCAACCATGGTAACAGAGCTGTAGTTGCAGTTCCAGGTATGATATAGTAAAGCTCACTTATTCTAACAGCAACTGAATAATTTCCATTATCTGCACTAGTCAACATATTAGTTATCATTATCTGGTCTATTCTCATGTAAATTATTGCTACTAAACCTGACAATAATAATGGCCATGAATTCTTTAAAAAATATTTAATATCTTCAAACTTAACTTTTAGATTTTTCAACGAGTCAAATTTACTTGTAAACAAATACAAATTTAATAAAATAGTAATAAACAATGTAATTAAACCAGAAAATGCAAAAGCTAATAATGACATTTCTAGGTATATAAACAGTAACTTTACAGAAGCTGTAAGAATTACAGAAATAAATCGTACAATTGCAATATACTTTGTCTTTACTTTTGCATTAAAAAACCATTCAAATGGATTCAGAAATGAGAATAGAACCTCAAATGACATTATCAGAATAACCATTCGTGAATAATAATCTGAATGAAAAAATGATATAGATAGAACAGAAAAAAAACCAATTGTTGTTGCGATTAGCCTTATAAACAACGCAGACCCAAGTAACTCATTCTTCCTATCTTCGTTTTTTACGAGTTCTCTTATTACAATATTCTCTAGGCCTAATCCAGTTATTACTCCAATCACAGAAACGATACTTAAAGCATAGTTAAAAACACCCCAAAACTCAGCTCCAAGATATCTTGCAACCAATACACTTACAAAAAAAGTTATCGGAAACGCTATAATTTTTTCAATTGTTAATGCAGAAGCATTAATAAAATGCTTATTTTCCAATAATTTATTAATCATCAGATTTCATCATCAATTTTATTTCAATCAATTTTTCTCTTATTAAGACAATGACTATACTCATAAAAAAACCTACAATTGAACTTAATATAACAATTTTGGTTCTTTTAGGATAAAATCTAAGATATGGAATTCTTGGCTCATCTAAAACTTGATAAATATTATCTGATAAGATATAACTTCTTTTTAATTTGTCAGATATTAATTTCATTATTTCTTTTTTTAAATTTATATCATTGACATCTTTTAATAAATTCTCAAAAAAAACAATGTCAACAATTATTCTTTTTCTGTTCTCTTCGAGTATAACTTTTTTTAAATCAATTAAGATTTCATTTAATAGATTATAGGCAAATTTTTTATCATTTAATTTTATCGAAATTCTGACAATGTTTGTTTCTGTGTCATTGTTAAATAAAATCACTTCTTCTTTAAGTAGCTTAAAAAAAAGTTCAATTCGTTGGTATTCTCTTTCAACATCATTTAAATCAAAATCTCTTGGATTTTTTAAAATTTTTCCATTTTCTGAGTATTTATCATAGTATTTCCTTAAGAAACTCTCTGAATAAAGGTGTGCTTTTATTGATTGAACTACAGGAGAATCTTGATTAGTCCCAATTGAAAGTCGACTTAGCATATTGGTGCTTCTAAACGAAACTTCATCGTTTGTTTCAGCAGGAATGATAGTAGTAGAAACAATATAAGTTTTCTCAGCTAATAAAGTATATGTTATTGCTATTATACCAACAATAAAATTAAAAACAATAATAAATTTCAAACTTTTCTTAAAAATCTTTATCATTTTTATTATAAAGATATCTAAGTTCGCATTTTCTAGCATTTGGGAAACTCCATCTATTTTAACTTCTTTTCTGTATATCCAATTCTCCATTCATTCTTATTGGTATGAATAGAAAACCAGATCTTCAATTTTCCATCAATTTCAAAACCTGTTGATCTATAAACTTTTTTGGAATTAAAAAATTCAACACCATGTCTTAGAATAGGTTCAATTTCACAATTCCAATTTTTTAAATCTTTACTAGTTGCTAAAAAAAGATCCGTCACGCTGATATCATCTGATACAGCACAACAAATAAGCATATAAAAAATATCTGATGATCCTTTAAAAACATCTATATGCCAAGGAACGTGACCTGTTGGAATATTGATGCTAATATCATTTTGTTCATGATAATTAAAATTTTCAATCGATAACCCTCTAAGAAATTTTATCGATTTCCTACCCCAATTTACAAAAAAAAGATAATACAAGTTTTCATTTATAACTAAAGAGGGAGATAAAGAAAAATCTGAATTAATTACTTCCTTCTGGTTCAGTCTCTTGATCATATTCCAATCATTTAAATTTTTTGAGCAGTAAATATCAATATTTTGATCTGAATGATCTTTATATGTATTTTGTATTGCCATAAGATAACATCCATTTCTCTCATCATAAACGACATCTGGATCATTGTTATAGATCAACATACCTTCTGGGGTATAACCCTCTTTTATAATCGGGTTATTAATGATTGAACCAGAAACATTAATTCCGTCATTTGTAAAAACAATGCATGGATTTTCATAAATATCCATCGAATATGGAAAAGGTGTAAAAGATAAACCATATTTAAATGAACTATTATTGACGACTTTAAAAATATCTGGATGTACAGCCTGTCCATAACCATCTGGAGTTGGAATAGATAACAAAACAGGAGTAATTGAACTTAGATTTACTACTATTATTAGAATTAGACTTATTATTAACATTTTATTTCAAAAAAAGGGAGTTCAACTCCCTTTAATTCCTAGTAAGGTTTTTTTCCATAAATTTTCTGATAATTTTCAATATACTTACTACTGTCATAGAAAAGCAGACCGGAATTAGCAGTGTGACCAAATCTACCAGAAAGAATTATATCCCAACCTGTACGATATTTAGGATTTGGATTTTTATAATTAGACATTGTTCCATCTGGTTTTAAAGCATAATACTCTGCATCTCCATTAGTGGGATCATAGAACAATAGATCACCATTATTCCTACCACTACCATAATTTCCTGGAACAATTGTTCTCCAGTTTTTTCTCCAATTATTATGAGTTTTAATATTCTTGAATCCTCCATCTGAAGTGAAAGAATAAAACTCTCCAACACCTTTGTCTTGATCATAAAATAAAATATCAGAGTATTGATCATGATTCAAATTGACTTCTTTAACCTGATGCCAATTTTTTCTCCAATTTTTAAAGACCTTTAAAGATTTCCTTTTTCCATCCTTTGCAAAGTCAAGTAGTTCTGCCTCACCAGTTGCATAATCATATAACAGAATCTCTCTTGCTAAATCGCCATCTACGTTAACACTTACAATTGTTTTCCAGCTTTTTCTCCAATCCGTTTGTGAAGTAACAAGTTTAAGACTAGGTCCTTCAAATCTATAGATCTCTGCAACTCCATTCGCTGGATCATAAAAAAGTATCTCGTCTCTTGAATCCCCATCATAGTCAAACATCAAAATATTTTTCCATGTTTTTCTAAACCCAGTATACTTATTTATAAGCTTAATTCCATTCGGAGTTGTAGAGTAAGATTCAGCTTCTCCAGTAGTCGGATCATAAAAGAAAATATCTTCTATACCATCATTATCAAATTGACCACTAAAGATAACAGTCCAGTTATCTCTCCAATTATCAGCAGTAAACTCCTTCTGACCAAGAATTCCTTCATTAGTCTTATACCTTTCACCTGTTGCAGCAAAAGCTAGCGAGACAAAAAGAAACAAAAGCACTGTACATAATTTCT carries:
- a CDS encoding glycosyltransferase, which gives rise to MSVPLFSIITVSYNSEKTIARTIESVLHQTYKDYEYIIIDGASTDSTVDIIKSYIDKFDGKLSFVSEKDNGIYDAMNKGISKTNGQLIGIINSDDWYEENTLEILEECYSNNHCRDGVYYGILMNYIDGLPYRATGYHHNYLHEAIISHPSTFISRSIYLAFGLFRNEYRLAADYELMFRLLKNHVCFHFIPKILSNFSLGGSTDKHKLLSELETFKIKREYAYLNTRQYYKATISLRIQYLFISKFKKIFKYLFRV
- a CDS encoding glycosyltransferase family 4 protein; amino-acid sequence: MDKKLDDKKIAIIYNTSWYVYNFRVNLIKHLQTFGAKIIVLAPRDNFTEKLIQLGCEFQEIYVKGNGMNPFQDLYTLYTIKKALKLVKPDICLQYTIKPNIYGSIACLSKKIPVINNVAGLGSLFEKKNIMTIFALNLYKFAFKKASHIFFQNNDDLSLFKTHNIISNNYSRIPGSGVDLERFKDFEEFQEKKSFLLFSRLLKSKGVEEYLKAAEILKKDYPDYSFKLLGHFEKNNNQYIDESILNKFVSNGTIEYLGETDNVVPFIKDSGCIVLPSYYREGVPRSLLESAAMSKAIITTDHIGCRDAVIDGFNGYLCEVENYKDLADKMRKYIILSIEEKKSFGRNSRLFVEKYFDEKIVLDNYYSTILKLLRIR
- a CDS encoding glycosyltransferase family 2 protein; this encodes MLISIIIPSYNVAKYIKRTLDSVLIQDGIDIEVIVINDGSTDNTFEVISSYSDKFINFKLIDQDNSGVSRARNKGLLNASGEFILFLDGDDFIELGLLNFLRDRISNEDYDTYVWNFDKVDENGLYIEKGPLDKCLGKRYSDPIDLFFQDNLVFWTGCVLYNKSIIVENELFFDHRFRYAEDQNFTIKYLSFSKRIKFDLKIYTHYLQRQGSAVNNPIKKNIRDNIRSFNSLKHQLTNTKIIQLIKFRKIPQNILTVLAYYASVKDRAHFNSLSKRNIIKKYLIYFILHNLLMYKTVIKALICIFAPNMFYKIYEKK
- a CDS encoding glycosyltransferase family 4 protein; translation: MKIIVFIYSMHRPGGTERAATDLAEGFQRNGHEVTIMTTDKNSKTLFYEIDKEIRILNLSIMGNYSKIKKVLNFFPALYYIRNTIISESPDVVISFCDKLNVLLSASLLFKNIPIILTEHFTPGFYNIGLFWDILRELFYRKAKYITVLTEKSKEYFSITLKKKIVVMPNIVRASTDKKDSNVSKRIIAVGRLRESKGFDILINAFKIISDKYEDWILEIWGDGELKSDLTNQIKDLELERKVFLRGVTRNIQYEMLKSDIFVLSSRVEGFGLVLCEAMSIGLAVVSTDCPYGPKEIVTNYYDGLLVENENEIKLAEAMELLIADKTLRKKLGLNAIESMSKFSEKNIIDRWEKLFC
- a CDS encoding O-antigen ligase family protein, translating into MEQSRESDKELKKLYDYILIMLMFIYGFQVPIISYYISLFLFLPPLFLIFYIKFNSQFAINILLLLTFLLLYYQIQLSFNEYFINIDDLFINYYHPVAIILSFYFIGYKLSNQKDNLIIIILPILGLLLYTIFTVVNSFQEYGLRMLITRENSSIWTGESTVATILGMYLSIGCSFTSIIFSAKKRLNKLIVFSIAIVSIFCSYLLQTRSPIYAAILSFLISFIYYFVRLDGYQKLKMSIKVSMISVFSIASLLSVRLINIDNLMFYLGRLSGKNIGTGTDTPFYYTPRYKLWIETIDKIWDYPFGGSRISFFPELFAHNLWLDIANVSGYIVMVILLIFQLTHLPNIFYNIFKKDRFFIYFPILFSFFVSSMVEPLLIASPMFLGFFIFYISMLSYND
- a CDS encoding glycosyltransferase family 4 protein, whose translation is MKIAINCCYYTLKGGGIREYIYNLITNIVKLDKVNNYIFYIYEESIDLWNKTMPSHIPYKLVPFNSKQKIKRSLFQDKFWIEEEKIEKFDIFHSPFFYSPSVLKCKIVLTVHDLRFKVFPETYEFIRRFFLYRKVKKSIKNSKHIISISNFTKSEILKYYKIDERKVSVIHEAVDRSRFRTINNSEANLEIHGLKKYKYLLSVGHLEPRKSIEFLINSFIKIKEEGFAKNFKLVIVGKKNHDYHKTIELINLYKNDIVYLDFVSEETLFSLYQNTYLNIFPSIYEGFGFPILEAASFNVPSLCSNTTSLPEIGGDSCSYFEPLNYESFKTKLIELLINSDLYYNLIKKISENLDRFSWTKNAIQTIEVYKKVEELTK